In one Streptomyces sp. NBC_01241 genomic region, the following are encoded:
- a CDS encoding cation:proton antiporter gives MHDTTALLVELGSVILGLGIIGRFAGRIGLSPIPLYLLAGLAFGEGGLLPLGASEEFTAVGAEIGVILLLLLLGLEYSASELVTSLKTQYPSGAVDFVLNATPGAVAALLLGWGPVGAVALAGVTWISSSGVIAKVLTDLGRLGNRETPVILGVLVIEDLSMAVYLPLLTAMLAGVGFAGGSIALLVALGTVGFVLYLALRHGRLISRAVSSDNPEMLLLVVLGLTVLVAGVAQELQVSAAVGAFLVGIALSGEVAEGARKLLTPLRDLFAAVFFVFFGLSTDPSAIPPVLLPAALLAVVTVLTKIGTGWYAARRAGIGSRGRWRAGGTLVARGEFSIVIAGLAVATEPRIGPIATAYVLILVIVGPLTARWTQPVAGRIQAWRGRDGGSGTGSSGTGTGGKGVGVKEGDSVPAGLPAPAAQEEFASSAD, from the coding sequence GTGCACGACACGACCGCACTGCTGGTGGAGCTCGGCTCCGTCATTCTGGGACTGGGCATCATCGGGCGGTTCGCCGGGCGGATAGGCCTTTCGCCGATTCCGCTCTATCTGCTGGCGGGGCTCGCCTTCGGGGAAGGCGGGCTCCTGCCGCTCGGCGCCAGTGAGGAATTCACCGCCGTGGGCGCCGAGATCGGCGTCATTCTGCTGCTGCTCCTGCTCGGCCTGGAGTACAGCGCATCGGAACTGGTGACCAGTCTCAAGACCCAATACCCCTCCGGTGCCGTGGACTTCGTGCTCAACGCGACCCCGGGGGCGGTGGCCGCGCTGCTGCTCGGATGGGGGCCCGTGGGAGCCGTCGCACTGGCCGGGGTCACCTGGATCTCGTCGTCCGGGGTCATCGCGAAGGTGCTCACCGACCTGGGGCGGCTGGGAAACCGGGAGACGCCCGTCATCCTCGGTGTGCTGGTCATCGAGGACCTCTCGATGGCCGTGTACCTGCCGTTGCTCACTGCGATGCTCGCGGGCGTGGGATTCGCCGGGGGCAGCATCGCGCTGCTGGTCGCGCTCGGCACCGTCGGGTTCGTGCTCTACCTGGCGCTGCGGCACGGGCGGCTGATCAGCCGGGCCGTTTCCTCCGACAATCCGGAGATGCTGCTCCTGGTGGTGCTCGGGCTGACGGTGCTGGTGGCCGGTGTGGCGCAGGAGTTGCAGGTCTCGGCGGCCGTCGGGGCGTTCCTGGTCGGGATCGCGCTCTCGGGCGAGGTCGCCGAGGGCGCGCGCAAACTGCTGACGCCGCTGCGGGATCTGTTCGCCGCCGTCTTCTTCGTGTTCTTCGGACTCTCCACCGATCCGTCCGCGATTCCGCCGGTGCTGCTCCCGGCGGCACTGCTGGCCGTCGTCACTGTCCTCACCAAGATCGGCACCGGATGGTACGCGGCTCGGCGGGCCGGGATCGGTTCGCGCGGGCGGTGGCGGGCCGGTGGAACGCTCGTCGCCCGCGGTGAGTTCTCCATCGTCATCGCCGGTCTGGCCGTGGCGACCGAGCCGCGTATCGGGCCGATAGCCACCGCGTACGTCCTCATCCTCGTCATCGTCGGACCGCTCACCGCCCGCTGGACCCAGCCGGTCGCGGGCAGGATCCAGGCGTGGCGGGGCCGGGACGGCGGCAGCGGTACGGGAAGCAGCGGTACGGGAACCGGCGGTAAGGGAGTCGGCGTCAAGGAAGGCGACAGCGTTCCCGCGGGCCTTCCGGCGCCCGCCGCGCAGGAAGAGTTCGCCTCCTCGGCCGACTGA
- a CDS encoding cation:proton antiporter regulatory subunit, with protein sequence MGTHRTTLPGVGVQYDYTTESGQHISVVVHHDGRRFIGFYDQDDPDSCRLSVPLTPQEATGLAHLIDAAPIDAVRTEGIDLVTEHIPLGTRSPYGGRLLGDTKARTRSGASIVAVLRTHSVHPSPGPDFRLAIGDTLVVVGTREGVDALSEIIAEG encoded by the coding sequence ATGGGAACCCACCGCACCACGCTGCCCGGAGTCGGTGTGCAGTACGACTACACGACCGAGTCGGGACAGCACATCTCCGTCGTCGTCCACCACGACGGGCGGCGGTTCATCGGCTTCTACGACCAGGACGATCCCGATTCGTGCCGCCTGTCGGTACCCCTGACACCGCAGGAGGCCACCGGCCTCGCACACCTCATCGACGCCGCGCCCATCGACGCGGTACGGACCGAGGGCATCGATCTCGTCACCGAGCACATACCGCTCGGGACGCGCTCCCCGTACGGCGGGCGACTGCTCGGTGACACGAAGGCGCGGACGCGGTCGGGGGCCTCGATCGTGGCCGTGCTGCGGACACACAGTGTGCATCCGTCACCCGGGCCGGACTTCCGGCTGGCCATCGGGGACACGCTCGTCGTCGTCGGTACGAGGGAGGGCGTCGATGCGCTCTCCGAGATTATTGCGGAGGGCTGA
- a CDS encoding nitroreductase/quinone reductase family protein, with protein MSRSRELKFRAVTSFQRHVANPLTRRLPSQTLLETTGRTSGLPRRTPVGGRRMGQAFWLVSEYGEKSQYVRNIRADPRVRVRIKGQWYSGTAHLLPEDDALARLKALPRGNSAAVRALGTNLLTVRVDLAE; from the coding sequence ATGTCGCGTAGCCGAGAGCTCAAGTTCCGGGCGGTCACGTCGTTCCAGCGGCATGTCGCCAACCCGCTCACCAGGCGGTTGCCTTCCCAGACCCTCCTGGAGACGACGGGCCGCACGTCCGGCCTCCCGCGCCGCACCCCGGTCGGTGGCCGGCGCATGGGCCAGGCGTTCTGGCTGGTCTCGGAGTACGGCGAGAAGTCGCAGTACGTCCGCAACATCCGGGCCGACCCCCGGGTCCGGGTCCGGATCAAGGGCCAGTGGTACTCGGGCACCGCCCACCTGCTCCCCGAGGACGACGCGCTCGCCCGGCTCAAGGCGCTCCCGCGTGGCAACAGCGCGGCGGTGCGGGCCCTGGGGACGAACCTGCTGACGGTACGGGTGGATCTGGCGGAGTGA
- a CDS encoding flotillin family protein gives MSPVVTAVIGVVVLLILLALVVITRYKVAGPSEAFIITGRRGKKSTDPVTGRTSIDNSGQKVVVGGGVFVVPFVQQKFTLDLSSRHIPVAVRGAVTLRGVKSNLEGVAIVKVGGSEEAIRAAAQRFLQQQNGIVGFTQEVLSGALRAIVGRMSVEDIIRDRAAFAGQVAEEAEASLSGQGLILDAFQIQDITTEGSYLEDLGRPEAARAKQEADIAEAIAKRASEQARLKAAEEIAIAERTFYLKQAEIKAETEAAAAKANAAGPLAEAARQQEVLEEQEKVAQRQAALTDRELDTKVRKPADAARYQAEQEAEARRIAQVKEAEADAERSRLTGQGEKLHRSALADAVRIEGEAEAAAIAAKGAAEAEAMQKKADAFAQYGDAAVLQMLVEVLPQVVAKAAEPLSAIDKMTVISTDGASQLARTVTDNVAQGMELLSSTTGVDLAALLKNLKGGAAAVTSASNGAVASPAASPAASPDGKIEITD, from the coding sequence ATGAGCCCAGTCGTGACCGCAGTCATCGGAGTCGTCGTACTCCTGATACTGCTCGCCCTCGTCGTCATCACCCGCTACAAGGTCGCCGGGCCCAGCGAGGCGTTCATCATCACCGGACGCCGCGGCAAGAAGTCGACCGACCCGGTGACGGGCCGCACCAGCATCGACAACAGCGGCCAGAAGGTCGTCGTCGGCGGCGGAGTCTTCGTCGTCCCGTTCGTCCAGCAGAAGTTCACCCTCGACCTGTCCAGCCGGCACATCCCGGTGGCCGTCCGCGGAGCCGTCACCCTGCGCGGAGTGAAGTCGAACCTCGAAGGCGTCGCGATCGTCAAGGTCGGCGGCAGCGAGGAAGCGATCCGGGCCGCCGCCCAGCGCTTCCTCCAGCAGCAGAACGGCATCGTCGGCTTCACCCAGGAAGTGCTCTCCGGCGCGCTGCGCGCCATCGTCGGCCGGATGTCGGTCGAGGACATCATCCGCGACCGTGCCGCGTTCGCCGGCCAGGTCGCGGAGGAGGCGGAGGCCAGCCTCTCCGGGCAGGGCCTGATCCTGGACGCCTTCCAGATCCAGGACATCACCACCGAGGGCTCCTACCTCGAAGACCTCGGCCGCCCCGAAGCCGCCCGCGCCAAGCAGGAGGCGGACATCGCCGAGGCGATCGCCAAGCGCGCCTCGGAGCAGGCCCGGCTCAAGGCGGCCGAGGAGATCGCCATCGCCGAGCGGACCTTCTACCTCAAGCAGGCCGAGATCAAGGCCGAGACGGAAGCCGCCGCGGCCAAGGCCAACGCGGCGGGCCCGCTCGCCGAGGCGGCCCGCCAGCAGGAAGTCCTGGAGGAGCAGGAGAAGGTCGCCCAGCGCCAGGCCGCGCTCACCGACCGCGAACTCGACACCAAGGTCCGCAAGCCCGCCGACGCCGCCCGCTACCAGGCCGAGCAGGAGGCCGAGGCCCGCCGGATCGCCCAGGTCAAGGAGGCCGAGGCGGACGCCGAGCGCTCCCGGCTGACCGGTCAGGGCGAGAAGCTGCACCGTTCGGCCCTCGCCGACGCCGTGCGCATCGAGGGCGAGGCGGAGGCCGCGGCCATCGCGGCCAAGGGTGCGGCCGAGGCCGAGGCCATGCAGAAGAAGGCGGACGCGTTCGCGCAGTACGGCGACGCGGCCGTGCTCCAGATGCTGGTCGAGGTGCTGCCGCAGGTCGTCGCCAAGGCGGCCGAGCCGCTGAGCGCCATCGACAAGATGACCGTCATCTCCACGGACGGCGCGAGCCAGTTGGCGCGCACGGTCACGGACAACGTCGCCCAGGGCATGGAACTCCTCAGCTCCACCACGGGAGTCGACCTGGCAGCCCTGCTGAAGAACCTCAAGGGCGGTGCCGCAGCCGTGACGTCGGCCTCGAACGGTGCGGTCGCGTCTCCCGCAGCGTCCCCGGCGGCATCCCCCGACGGGAAGATCGAGATCACCGACTGA
- a CDS encoding NfeD family protein encodes MTLFLGLGIAGIVLLALSLIFDGILEGLFGGVLDGLFDGLLSLPVIAGFLSMLGFGGAIVLGTTGVGTVAATAAGVLAGIVAAWLTWKFSRALMRDQTSTTPRGEDLVGTSGSVVTAIPADGYGEVLLRLAGQTVKLSAKSPEPVERGTEIWVEATLSTTSVTVRPVER; translated from the coding sequence GTGACCTTGTTTCTCGGTCTCGGCATTGCGGGAATCGTTCTGCTGGCCCTGTCCCTGATCTTCGACGGCATTCTCGAAGGTCTCTTCGGGGGCGTACTGGACGGCCTCTTCGACGGCCTTCTCTCCCTCCCCGTCATCGCGGGCTTCCTCTCGATGCTCGGCTTCGGCGGCGCGATCGTGCTCGGCACCACCGGCGTCGGTACGGTCGCCGCGACCGCCGCCGGAGTGCTCGCCGGGATCGTCGCGGCCTGGCTGACCTGGAAATTCAGCCGGGCGCTGATGCGGGACCAGACCAGCACCACCCCGCGCGGCGAAGATCTCGTCGGCACGTCCGGGTCGGTCGTCACCGCGATCCCGGCCGACGGCTACGGCGAGGTCCTGCTGCGCCTGGCGGGCCAGACCGTGAAGTTGTCGGCGAAGAGTCCGGAGCCGGTCGAACGCGGCACCGAGATCTGGGTGGAGGCCACGCTGTCGACCACCTCGGTCACGGTCCGCCCCGTCGAGCGCTGA
- a CDS encoding DUF1876 domain-containing protein: MMRTAVGWHVEMEFEEDSQRTRAAALVRLPDGAEVRAHGYASRHPSDKQQARVGEEIAGARALNELAMKMLTKAHDEIDEVSGRTSHPLT, from the coding sequence ATGATGCGTACAGCAGTCGGGTGGCATGTGGAGATGGAATTCGAGGAGGACAGTCAGCGCACCCGTGCGGCCGCACTGGTGCGGCTTCCGGACGGGGCCGAGGTGCGCGCCCACGGATATGCGAGCCGTCACCCTTCCGACAAGCAGCAGGCGAGGGTCGGCGAGGAGATCGCGGGGGCCAGAGCACTCAATGAGCTGGCGATGAAGATGCTGACGAAGGCGCACGACGAGATCGACGAGGTGTCCGGCCGGACGTCGCACCCGCTGACCTGA
- a CDS encoding GNAT family N-acetyltransferase, protein MPNFEITTASADGLTTLAEWAHAEGWNPGLTDRHAFFAADPRGFLIGRLDGDPVSCVSVIRYGFGHGFLGFYLTRPELRGQSSQLLVRYLVLANMGTIE, encoded by the coding sequence GTGCCGAATTTCGAGATCACCACCGCAAGCGCCGACGGCCTCACCACGCTGGCCGAATGGGCCCACGCGGAGGGCTGGAACCCCGGGCTGACCGACCGTCACGCCTTCTTCGCCGCCGACCCGCGCGGATTCCTGATCGGCCGGCTCGACGGCGACCCGGTCTCCTGCGTCTCCGTGATCCGCTACGGCTTTGGCCATGGGTTCCTCGGCTTCTACCTCACCCGCCCCGAGCTGCGCGGGCAGAGCTCACAACTGCTGGTCCGGTACCTCGTTTTGGCGAACATGGGCACGATTGAGTGA
- a CDS encoding MAB_1171c family putative transporter: protein MTPLDLAGYLVAALMTAVALWRMPAALWGDEEDKRRRALWGCYAGFAAALWTKTRAVRIALNDSAVTDLAVLIKHYTATIAILAILSYIVAIYGRYPDAGTVPRHVRFARAIQQVAAKASIATLILLTVLFFTVVDRSVPSDRFVADHAGQWGATLYMSVFYLYLGAASAVCAYQWALATAGAGTRHLRVGLGMMTFAMFIGVGYTVSRTLFLWVSVVDTPSESFALRFDEVTEAAQVVLFAFFAVGASIPALGKGQRRAKLWRAQAKLHGLWRELMTAFPDQPFDPPASLARELTRFGTPADLRVDRWVADIADAVEKLRHYVPDTLLPAAEAAAAAGTPDREKAGPLADAYWIKAALRARNAGAPATTAATVGTQHATDQDGEVAWLVRVAAAYRTVTEDRALRVLEHAGAAATADATGTPPTPSLEETA from the coding sequence GTGACCCCGCTCGACCTCGCCGGCTATCTCGTAGCGGCCCTGATGACGGCCGTCGCCCTCTGGCGCATGCCGGCCGCGCTGTGGGGCGACGAAGAAGACAAGCGCCGCCGGGCCCTGTGGGGCTGCTACGCGGGCTTCGCCGCCGCCCTGTGGACCAAGACCCGGGCCGTGCGTATCGCGCTCAACGACAGCGCCGTCACCGACCTCGCCGTCCTGATCAAGCACTACACGGCGACGATCGCGATCCTGGCGATCCTCAGCTACATCGTCGCGATCTACGGCCGGTACCCCGACGCCGGGACCGTCCCGCGGCACGTACGGTTCGCCCGCGCCATCCAGCAGGTCGCGGCCAAGGCGTCGATCGCCACGCTGATCCTGCTGACGGTGCTGTTCTTCACCGTCGTCGACCGGTCCGTGCCCTCGGACCGCTTCGTCGCCGACCACGCGGGACAGTGGGGCGCCACGCTGTACATGAGCGTGTTCTATCTCTACCTGGGTGCCGCGTCGGCCGTCTGCGCGTACCAGTGGGCGCTGGCCACCGCCGGTGCCGGGACGCGCCATCTGCGCGTGGGCCTCGGAATGATGACCTTCGCCATGTTCATCGGGGTCGGATACACCGTCAGCCGGACCCTGTTCCTGTGGGTCAGCGTCGTCGACACCCCGAGCGAGTCCTTCGCCCTCCGGTTCGACGAGGTCACCGAGGCCGCGCAGGTGGTGCTGTTCGCCTTCTTCGCGGTGGGCGCGTCCATCCCCGCCCTCGGCAAGGGGCAGCGCCGGGCGAAGCTGTGGCGGGCCCAGGCCAAACTGCACGGCCTCTGGCGCGAGTTGATGACGGCCTTCCCCGACCAGCCCTTCGACCCCCCGGCCTCGCTGGCCCGCGAACTGACCCGCTTCGGCACCCCCGCGGACCTGCGCGTCGACCGCTGGGTCGCGGACATCGCCGACGCCGTCGAGAAACTGCGCCACTACGTCCCCGACACGCTGCTCCCGGCCGCCGAGGCCGCCGCCGCGGCGGGCACCCCCGACCGCGAGAAGGCCGGACCGCTCGCCGACGCGTACTGGATCAAGGCGGCGCTGCGGGCCAGGAACGCCGGAGCGCCCGCCACGACCGCCGCCACGGTCGGGACCCAGCACGCCACCGACCAGGACGGCGAGGTGGCCTGGCTGGTACGGGTGGCCGCCGCCTACCGGACGGTCACGGAGGACCGGGCCCTGCGCGTACTGGAACACGCCGGGGCCGCGGCGACCGCCGACGCCACCGGGACGCCCCCCACGCCCTCCCTGGAGGAGACCGCATGA
- a CDS encoding toxin, with product MSLRELRKECEAGLADLPIPAPFSVDALVANMEAARGRTIVLHEMPDRLARVNAACGLRLKTGGTSFVLYRRRPTAYQTQHVILHELCHEWFDHGTSLDPEQLRRLLPVFDTSLISRVLGTDPSPRPTGTGAPPVAASIADAIVAGNGSVQARAQYDTHDERMAEFGASLIPRMARDVTSDDMVGRLANSLSRPVASRRRGLFRRA from the coding sequence ATGTCCCTGCGCGAACTACGGAAGGAGTGCGAGGCCGGGCTGGCCGACCTGCCCATCCCCGCACCCTTCTCCGTCGACGCACTGGTGGCGAACATGGAGGCGGCCCGTGGCCGCACCATCGTGCTGCACGAGATGCCCGACCGGCTGGCGCGCGTCAACGCCGCCTGCGGTCTGCGGCTGAAGACCGGCGGGACCAGCTTCGTGCTCTACCGGCGCCGGCCGACCGCGTACCAGACCCAGCACGTCATCCTGCACGAGCTGTGCCACGAATGGTTCGACCACGGCACCTCGCTCGACCCGGAACAGCTGCGGCGGCTGCTGCCGGTCTTCGACACCTCGCTGATCAGCCGGGTCCTGGGAACCGACCCCTCGCCGCGGCCCACCGGCACCGGCGCGCCGCCGGTGGCCGCCTCGATCGCCGACGCGATCGTGGCGGGGAACGGCAGCGTACAGGCCCGCGCGCAGTACGACACCCACGACGAACGCATGGCAGAGTTCGGCGCGTCGCTCATTCCCCGGATGGCCAGGGACGTCACGAGCGACGACATGGTGGGGCGGCTGGCCAACTCCCTCTCCCGCCCCGTCGCCAGCCGCCGCCGCGGCCTGTTCCGCCGCGCCTGA
- a CDS encoding SDR family oxidoreductase, with product MAVGNTAPSPSRPVTVVTGGSRGIGAATCVRLASEGHDLALGFVHDAEAAERTAAAVRAAGARCVTVRVDTAVEADVERLFDTAAVQLGPVTGLVNNAGVTGPLGRLADTSTETLRRVLDVNLLGCLLCCRRAAKDMTANGSGAIVNVSSAAATLGSPGDFVHYAATKAAVDALTIGLSKELGPDGIRVNAVAPGMIDTDMHATAGDPGRATAAASGIPLRRPGAAPEIAAAVAWLLSREASYVTGAVLRVAGGR from the coding sequence GTGGCAGTCGGCAACACCGCTCCCTCGCCATCGCGCCCCGTCACCGTCGTCACCGGCGGCAGTCGCGGCATCGGCGCCGCCACCTGTGTCCGGCTGGCGTCCGAAGGCCACGACCTCGCCCTGGGCTTCGTGCACGACGCCGAGGCCGCCGAGCGGACCGCGGCGGCGGTGCGGGCCGCGGGGGCGCGCTGTGTCACGGTGCGGGTGGACACCGCCGTGGAGGCCGATGTGGAACGGCTCTTCGACACCGCGGCCGTACAGCTCGGCCCCGTCACCGGACTGGTCAACAACGCGGGGGTGACGGGCCCGCTCGGCCGGCTCGCCGACACGTCCACCGAGACGCTGCGCCGGGTCCTCGACGTGAATCTCCTCGGCTGTCTGCTGTGCTGCCGCCGGGCCGCGAAGGACATGACGGCCAACGGCTCCGGCGCGATCGTCAATGTCTCCTCGGCCGCGGCCACCCTCGGCAGCCCCGGGGACTTCGTCCACTACGCCGCCACGAAGGCGGCGGTGGATGCCCTGACGATCGGGCTCTCCAAGGAACTGGGGCCCGACGGCATCCGGGTCAACGCGGTCGCCCCCGGGATGATCGACACCGACATGCACGCCACCGCGGGCGACCCCGGCCGTGCGACCGCGGCCGCGTCCGGCATCCCGCTCCGCCGCCCGGGAGCGGCCCCGGAGATCGCGGCCGCCGTCGCGTGGCTGCTGTCGCGCGAGGCGTCCTACGTGACGGGGGCGGTGCTGCGGGTCGCGGGCGGGCGGTAG
- a CDS encoding polyprenol monophosphomannose synthase, whose amino-acid sequence MAVEKTSPKTVVVVPTYNERTNLPVLVDLLMDLGLPGLHILVVDDNSPDGTGEVADELVARTAGVVGVLHRKEKDGLGRAYVAGMTRALAEGADVVVQMDADLSHPASRLPVMIETLFAEDAAVVIGSRYVAGGSLATEWPWHRKALSAWANFYVNAILRLGVKDATAGFKAWRASTLKTIDVPSVRSNGYSFQVEMNYRTVQRHLRIVEVPIRFEERVEGESKLGLGVQIESAIAPWKLLFGRNSR is encoded by the coding sequence ATGGCCGTGGAGAAGACCTCACCGAAGACCGTGGTGGTCGTGCCCACCTACAACGAGCGGACGAACCTGCCTGTCCTCGTGGACCTTCTGATGGATCTGGGCCTGCCCGGCCTGCACATTCTCGTGGTGGACGACAATTCGCCGGACGGTACGGGCGAGGTCGCGGACGAGCTCGTGGCCCGCACCGCCGGGGTGGTCGGCGTGCTGCACCGCAAGGAGAAGGACGGGCTGGGGCGCGCCTACGTGGCGGGGATGACGCGTGCGCTCGCCGAGGGCGCGGACGTGGTGGTCCAGATGGACGCCGACCTCTCCCACCCGGCGTCCAGGCTCCCGGTCATGATCGAGACGCTGTTCGCCGAGGACGCCGCCGTGGTGATCGGCTCCCGCTACGTCGCGGGCGGTTCCCTCGCCACGGAGTGGCCCTGGCACCGCAAGGCGCTCTCCGCCTGGGCGAATTTCTATGTGAACGCGATCCTGCGGCTGGGGGTGAAGGACGCCACGGCGGGCTTCAAGGCCTGGCGGGCGTCGACGCTGAAGACGATCGATGTGCCCTCGGTCCGCAGCAACGGCTATTCCTTCCAGGTGGAGATGAACTACCGCACGGTCCAACGCCACTTGAGAATCGTCGAGGTACCGATCCGCTTCGAGGAGCGGGTCGAGGGCGAGTCGAAGCTCGGCCTGGGCGTGCAGATCGAGTCCGCCATCGCCCCGTGGAAGCTGCTCTTCGGCAGGAACAGCCGCTGA
- a CDS encoding HAD-IIA family hydrolase has translation MEGIGAVLIDIDGVLTVSWKALPGTVAAMGRLREAGLPLALVTNTTSRTRATIAGKLAAEGFPVSADDILTAPAVTAAHLREHHPGARCLLINTGDIRDDLTGVTLVDEDECGPGHGAEPDVVVLGGAGDAFTYAALNRAFRHVRRGARLVAMHRNLYWRTATGLDLDTGAFLLGLERAAGVEAEITGKPAGSFFTAALAHLGATAARALLVGDDIETDVLAAQHAGLTGVLVRTGKYLPETHRAATGTPDHVIDSFADLPALLERLGA, from the coding sequence ATGGAAGGAATCGGAGCGGTCCTGATCGACATCGACGGTGTTCTCACGGTGTCCTGGAAGGCGCTGCCGGGCACCGTGGCAGCCATGGGGCGGCTGCGCGAGGCGGGGCTCCCGCTGGCCCTGGTCACGAACACCACCTCCCGCACCCGCGCCACGATCGCCGGGAAACTGGCCGCCGAGGGTTTCCCCGTCTCGGCCGACGACATCCTCACCGCCCCCGCCGTCACCGCCGCCCACCTGCGAGAACACCACCCCGGCGCCCGCTGCCTGCTGATCAACACGGGTGACATCCGGGACGACCTGACGGGCGTGACACTCGTCGACGAGGACGAATGCGGTCCGGGTCACGGCGCCGAGCCGGACGTCGTCGTCCTCGGCGGGGCCGGGGACGCCTTCACCTACGCGGCGCTCAACCGCGCCTTCCGCCATGTTCGACGCGGTGCCCGGCTCGTCGCCATGCACCGCAACCTGTACTGGCGCACGGCCACCGGCCTCGACCTCGACACCGGGGCCTTCCTCCTGGGGCTGGAGCGGGCCGCCGGCGTCGAGGCGGAGATCACCGGCAAACCCGCGGGGTCGTTCTTCACCGCCGCCCTGGCCCACCTCGGCGCCACTGCGGCCCGGGCCCTGCTGGTCGGCGACGACATCGAGACCGATGTCCTGGCGGCCCAGCACGCCGGGCTCACCGGCGTGCTCGTGAGAACCGGCAAGTACCTCCCCGAGACCCACCGGGCGGCCACCGGCACCCCGGACCACGTGATCGACTCCTTCGCCGATCTGCCGGCCCTGCTGGAGCGGCTGGGGGCGTGA
- a CDS encoding ABC transporter permease yields the protein MASAPLGVPLTGRPRHPLREGCRQPQWLLLAVVALTVALGAAATGQCPSPAECHEDTVKLCLTGVWLGQAAVAVLAVLAMSSEYGTGTIRVTLAAVPGRVRVLAAKATVVTGAVVAAGTLAVLGSLLAGRLLLPGNGFGTAALSLTEPPTLRAAAGSVLYLGLIALLSLGTATAVRDTAGAITAVLGLLYAFPVVALMVADETWRERLQELAPSSAGLAVQATRNLDILPIAPWPGLGVLTAWAGAALQAGVAVFRLRDA from the coding sequence ATGGCGTCGGCGCCCCTTGGCGTCCCCCTCACCGGTCGTCCCCGCCATCCCTTGCGCGAGGGATGCCGGCAGCCGCAGTGGCTGCTGCTCGCCGTCGTCGCACTCACGGTGGCGCTCGGCGCCGCGGCCACCGGCCAGTGCCCGTCCCCGGCCGAGTGCCACGAGGACACCGTCAAGCTCTGCCTGACCGGTGTCTGGCTCGGCCAGGCGGCGGTCGCCGTTCTCGCGGTGCTGGCGATGAGCAGCGAGTACGGCACGGGCACCATCCGCGTCACGCTGGCGGCGGTGCCCGGCCGCGTCCGGGTTCTCGCCGCGAAAGCGACCGTCGTCACCGGGGCCGTCGTGGCGGCGGGCACACTCGCGGTCCTCGGCTCACTGCTGGCCGGCCGCCTCCTCCTTCCCGGCAACGGCTTCGGCACGGCCGCACTCTCCCTCACCGAGCCCCCGACCCTGCGTGCCGCCGCGGGCTCGGTGCTCTACCTGGGGCTCATCGCCCTCCTCTCCCTGGGAACGGCGACGGCTGTACGGGACACGGCCGGCGCGATCACGGCCGTGCTCGGCCTGCTGTACGCCTTTCCCGTGGTGGCGCTGATGGTCGCCGACGAGACCTGGCGGGAACGCCTGCAGGAGCTCGCCCCCTCGTCGGCGGGCCTGGCGGTCCAGGCCACCCGGAACCTGGACATCCTGCCGATCGCCCCCTGGCCGGGCCTCGGCGTCCTCACTGCCTGGGCGGGAGCGGCGCTGCAGGCGGGGGTGGCGGTGTTCCGGCTGCGGGACGCGTGA